A portion of the Pseudoalteromonas luteoviolacea genome contains these proteins:
- a CDS encoding flagellar hook-length control protein FliK, producing MANVSLDVGMNNSVSPQHRQADERSAEQGFMAVLAQANEQEEAKSAALASEAKAEAQRRQAASQSDTDSGEVEPVQVQTSPDEPLKLDDSHLPKPKTGPDIMLQVEMSEDIDAQPKETGQTPDNLLSQITASNKQKTDVEHHLAPVPKAMREHAGKVDVLPDSSNIDKGKKGPIDLIGPIVTQGKQSEADTENTKGSLLQSDKHLSEDIPQKQGQLTGAERFKAVDPGPRYSEGPVGDPSHVQDDVKKAINNPLPQKHFNTDKEVFNGEIKSREWFLHNKTVAADESKPQVQPELTSKAVKVDAVDTKIGSESNKGHTELKTVLNDVTKSVESTPKSDTSYLASQIRKAVAQEEQVTQIKGTTQADDNFSKTELQAKSLIQSTAQGHDKELPNTKVLSELKAMVEQLSPQEKKQLESALNEKLSGDKASEPQVKRLESAIYTLVTGKPAPDANSKQPKSIEDTEQITDKSIDTKVKLGNAAVELTTQQVAKPEMSYNSTKVTSMKETIVTEPTKQSADMVLSEEAPEIATELDGEQSQNNSGNQRQTANANVENIFKAIRSLGSEQIQSKEEFEQVIHQVEQTRQVQQTAQQQTSAQVKLQADPALMQSLNLAKSDAAKMLQDKVNMMINLNNQEAEIRLNPAELGSMHIRIRSDAEQAQVNFVVQNQQAKELLEESMPKLKEMLEEQGIQLGDSNIEQQAEGGSGQQGNEQNGHGKLANESSEAQNNKEQSVTSRKQSDSAIDYYA from the coding sequence ATGGCTAATGTTTCGCTAGATGTAGGTATGAACAATTCAGTTTCACCTCAACATAGACAGGCAGATGAAAGGTCAGCAGAACAAGGGTTCATGGCTGTATTGGCGCAGGCAAATGAGCAAGAAGAAGCTAAAAGTGCTGCGTTAGCGTCAGAAGCAAAAGCTGAAGCGCAGCGCAGGCAAGCTGCATCACAGAGTGACACAGACTCAGGCGAAGTTGAGCCTGTTCAGGTACAAACGAGTCCTGACGAGCCGTTAAAACTAGATGATTCGCACTTGCCTAAACCTAAGACTGGTCCAGATATCATGTTGCAGGTAGAGATGTCAGAAGACATTGATGCGCAGCCAAAAGAAACAGGACAAACACCTGATAATTTGTTATCGCAAATAACAGCTTCAAACAAACAAAAAACCGATGTGGAGCATCATTTAGCACCGGTTCCAAAAGCGATGCGAGAGCATGCGGGTAAAGTTGACGTACTGCCTGATAGCTCCAACATTGATAAGGGTAAAAAAGGGCCTATCGACCTGATTGGCCCAATAGTCACTCAAGGTAAGCAGTCTGAAGCTGATACTGAAAACACTAAAGGCTCGTTATTGCAATCAGATAAGCATTTAAGTGAGGATATACCTCAAAAGCAAGGCCAACTTACCGGAGCTGAAAGGTTTAAAGCTGTTGACCCAGGTCCTCGTTACTCTGAGGGGCCAGTTGGTGATCCCAGTCATGTACAAGATGACGTAAAAAAAGCTATCAATAACCCGCTGCCACAAAAACACTTCAACACAGATAAAGAAGTTTTTAACGGTGAAATAAAATCACGTGAATGGTTCTTACACAATAAAACTGTTGCCGCTGACGAGTCAAAACCTCAAGTGCAGCCTGAGTTAACAAGTAAAGCAGTAAAAGTGGATGCGGTTGATACCAAAATAGGATCAGAATCTAATAAAGGTCACACAGAATTAAAGACTGTTCTAAATGATGTTACGAAGTCGGTTGAAAGCACGCCTAAGAGTGATACTTCATATTTGGCCTCACAGATTAGAAAAGCCGTTGCTCAGGAGGAGCAGGTGACGCAAATTAAAGGGACGACTCAAGCTGATGACAATTTTTCTAAGACTGAGCTACAAGCAAAATCCTTAATACAGAGTACGGCGCAAGGTCATGACAAAGAATTGCCAAATACCAAAGTTCTCTCTGAACTAAAAGCCATGGTTGAGCAACTCTCTCCTCAAGAGAAAAAGCAATTGGAGAGCGCCTTAAATGAAAAGTTAAGCGGTGATAAAGCGTCTGAACCTCAGGTAAAGCGCTTAGAAAGTGCGATCTATACATTAGTAACGGGTAAACCAGCACCCGATGCAAATTCAAAGCAACCAAAAAGTATTGAGGACACAGAACAAATAACAGATAAGTCAATTGATACTAAAGTCAAGTTGGGTAATGCAGCGGTTGAACTCACTACTCAACAGGTTGCTAAGCCTGAAATGAGCTACAATTCTACTAAAGTTACATCTATGAAAGAGACGATTGTGACTGAACCTACAAAACAAAGCGCAGACATGGTGTTAAGTGAGGAAGCCCCTGAAATAGCTACGGAGTTAGATGGTGAGCAGTCACAAAATAACAGTGGTAACCAACGTCAAACTGCCAATGCTAATGTTGAAAATATTTTTAAAGCGATCCGAAGCTTAGGCTCAGAGCAAATTCAGAGTAAAGAGGAATTTGAGCAAGTTATTCATCAAGTAGAGCAAACTCGCCAAGTTCAACAAACGGCTCAGCAACAAACCTCAGCTCAGGTTAAATTGCAAGCTGACCCTGCTTTGATGCAAAGCCTTAACCTAGCAAAGAGTGATGCGGCAAAAATGCTTCAGGATAAAGTTAACATGATGATTAACTTAAATAATCAAGAAGCTGAAATCCGTTTGAACCCGGCGGAGTTGGGGAGTATGCACATTCGCATTCGCTCTGATGCAGAGCAAGCACAGGTGAACTTTGTAGTACAAAACCAGCAAGCAAAAGAGTTACTTGAAGAATCAATGCCAAAGCTTAAAGAAATGTTAGAGGAACAAGGTATTCAACTCGGTGACAGCAATATCGAACAACAGGCCGAAGGAGGCAGTGGTCAGCAAGGGAATGAGCAAAATGGTCACGGAAAACTTGCTAATGAGAGCAGCGAAGCGCAAAATAATAAAGAACAATCAGTGACTAGCAGAAAACAAAGTGACTCAGCGATAGATTACTATGCTTAA
- the fliL gene encoding flagellar basal body-associated protein FliL — MAEETDLEIEEAGGSKKKLIIIIAAVVVILGGVAGFFLMSGGEEEEASLAEESTAVQEDLSEQNAAEMGSALYVAMPRPFVFNVPGASRDRIVQIKVQLLVRGDVNEEVAKKHIPLIEGTLLGVFSTTTADELSTSAGKETLRLTALDKVQAAMEGVEGSKVIERVLFTGFVMQ; from the coding sequence ATGGCAGAAGAAACCGATTTAGAAATAGAAGAAGCGGGTGGGTCGAAAAAGAAACTCATCATCATTATTGCAGCAGTGGTAGTGATTTTAGGTGGTGTAGCGGGTTTCTTCTTAATGTCAGGTGGTGAGGAAGAGGAAGCTTCACTTGCGGAGGAGTCAACAGCTGTTCAAGAAGACTTAAGTGAGCAAAATGCAGCTGAAATGGGTAGTGCTTTGTATGTTGCGATGCCAAGGCCTTTTGTATTCAATGTACCAGGTGCAAGTAGAGATAGAATTGTGCAGATTAAAGTGCAATTACTTGTGCGAGGTGATGTCAATGAAGAGGTGGCTAAAAAACACATTCCCTTGATTGAAGGCACTTTATTGGGGGTCTTTTCTACTACGACCGCAGATGAATTAAGTACGAGTGCAGGCAAAGAAACGCTTCGACTGACTGCATTGGACAAAGTGCAAGCTGCAATGGAAGGCGTCGAAGGCAGCAAAGTTATTGAACGTGTGCTGTTTACTGGTTTTGTAATGCAGTAG
- the fliM gene encoding flagellar motor switch protein FliM codes for MSDLLSQDEIDALLHGVDEVEEDEVSTGEDGEDANALQYDFSSQDRIVRGRMPTLEIVNERFARHMRISLFNMMRRTAEVSINGVQMLKFGEYIHTLFVPTSLNMVRFRPLKGTGLITMEARLVFILVDNFFGGDGRYHAKIEGREFTPTERRIVQMLLKIIFEDYKEAWAPVMDVSFEYLDSEVNPAMANIVSPTEVVVISSFHIELDGGGGDFHISLPYSMLEPIRELLDAGVQSDTEDTDLRWSKALRDEIMDVEVEMSTQLLEVDLSLQQIMELKAGDIIPVEMPEHITVFVEELPTFRAKMGRSRDNVALQISEKIKRPESVKSELHVFTKGGKKLDSDAELAELEEDLHLSEGVDLDW; via the coding sequence GTGAGCGACTTATTATCACAAGATGAAATCGACGCGCTACTCCATGGCGTCGATGAAGTTGAAGAAGATGAAGTATCCACGGGAGAAGACGGTGAGGACGCAAATGCCTTACAGTATGACTTCTCTTCTCAAGACCGCATTGTTCGTGGTCGAATGCCTACCCTTGAAATTGTAAACGAACGTTTTGCAAGACATATGCGCATTAGTTTGTTCAATATGATGAGACGCACAGCTGAGGTGTCCATCAATGGCGTTCAAATGCTCAAGTTTGGTGAGTATATCCATACACTGTTTGTACCGACGAGCTTGAATATGGTGCGGTTTCGCCCACTTAAAGGGACTGGCCTAATCACGATGGAGGCGCGATTAGTCTTCATCTTGGTTGATAACTTCTTTGGTGGTGATGGGCGTTATCATGCCAAAATTGAAGGACGTGAGTTCACGCCTACTGAACGTCGTATTGTTCAAATGTTACTTAAGATTATCTTTGAAGACTACAAAGAAGCTTGGGCGCCAGTAATGGATGTGTCATTTGAATATTTAGATTCAGAGGTTAACCCTGCAATGGCGAATATCGTTTCGCCAACGGAAGTGGTTGTAATAAGCTCTTTTCATATTGAGCTTGACGGTGGGGGAGGAGATTTTCATATCTCATTACCTTACTCTATGCTTGAGCCCATCAGAGAATTACTCGATGCCGGTGTTCAATCAGATACTGAAGATACGGATTTACGTTGGAGTAAGGCCCTACGTGATGAAATCATGGATGTAGAAGTTGAAATGTCAACGCAGTTGCTAGAAGTGGATTTATCGCTGCAGCAAATAATGGAACTGAAAGCTGGAGACATTATTCCTGTAGAGATGCCGGAACACATTACAGTATTTGTTGAAGAGTTACCTACTTTTAGGGCGAAGATGGGCCGTTCAAGAGATAACGTCGCATTACAAATAAGTGAGAAAATCAAGCGTCCGGAATCTGTGAAGTCCGAGCTTCATGTCTTTACCAAAGGCGGTAAAAAGCTCGATTCGGATGCAGAATTAGCTGAATTAGAAGAAGATTTGCACCTATCAGAAGGTGTGGATCTTGACTGGTGA
- the fliN gene encoding flagellar motor switch protein FliN yields MSDDQDTMDEWAAALAEAEDTDQGSAEVAELEELEESNANLSADEKRKLDTILDIPVTISMEVGRSKINIRNLLQLNQGSVVELDRVAGEPLDVLVNGTLIAHGEVVVVNDKFGIRLTDVISQVERIKKLR; encoded by the coding sequence ATGAGTGATGATCAAGATACAATGGACGAATGGGCGGCAGCGCTTGCAGAGGCTGAAGATACCGATCAAGGCAGCGCTGAAGTTGCTGAGCTAGAAGAGCTTGAAGAAAGCAATGCCAACCTAAGTGCCGATGAAAAAAGAAAGTTAGATACAATTCTAGATATTCCAGTAACCATCTCAATGGAAGTTGGACGTTCTAAGATCAATATTCGAAACCTATTACAGCTGAACCAAGGTTCGGTTGTGGAACTGGATCGAGTTGCGGGTGAACCACTGGATGTATTGGTCAATGGCACTTTGATAGCGCACGGTGAAGTGGTTGTAGTAAACGACAAGTTTGGTATTCGTTTAACCGACGTTATTAGCCAAGTCGAGCGAATTAAAAAGCTCAGATAA
- the fliO gene encoding flagellar biosynthetic protein FliO: MFTSAAAISQPQGPSLEIVTVMLSLASIVALIIGLAWLVKRVNPNVGNNQDFKVIRSLPLGTRERLLVIEIDEKQHLLGVTPQNINYLYQLETPLSENQSAPFVKELSRFMNQPIKKTK; this comes from the coding sequence ATGTTTACAAGCGCGGCTGCGATATCGCAGCCTCAGGGACCGAGTTTGGAAATCGTCACAGTGATGCTCTCGTTGGCTTCTATTGTTGCTCTGATAATAGGTTTAGCTTGGTTAGTCAAGCGAGTTAACCCCAATGTGGGGAACAATCAAGATTTCAAAGTAATTCGTAGTTTACCGCTCGGCACGCGAGAAAGGTTATTGGTCATCGAAATCGACGAAAAGCAACATTTACTTGGTGTTACGCCTCAAAATATAAACTATTTATATCAATTAGAAACCCCTTTAAGCGAAAACCAATCGGCCCCTTTTGTGAAGGAGCTCAGTCGTTTTATGAATCAACCCATAAAAAAAACAAAGTGA
- the fliP gene encoding flagellar type III secretion system pore protein FliP (The bacterial flagellar biogenesis protein FliP forms a type III secretion system (T3SS)-type pore required for flagellar assembly.) yields the protein MLRFLILFGLTLFLPQVSANDGIEALSVTTNPDGSQEYSVTIQVLAIMTALSFIPAALIMMTSFTRIIVVLAILRQAIGLQQSPSNQILVGMSLFLTFFIMAPIFSKIYDEAVQPYMNEEMTSVQALHAAKEPMKAFMLSQTRIKDLETFAKIAGYDKLDSPEDTPFIVIIPAFVTSELQTAFIIGFMFFIPFLIVDLVVASVLMAMGMMMLSPMIVSLPFKIMLFVLVDGWSLVMGTLARSFGLGV from the coding sequence ATGCTTCGATTCCTAATCCTATTTGGATTGACCCTATTTCTACCGCAGGTGAGCGCTAATGATGGCATCGAAGCGCTCAGCGTAACTACAAACCCCGATGGTTCTCAAGAATACTCAGTAACGATTCAAGTTTTGGCTATCATGACGGCGCTCAGTTTTATACCTGCTGCGTTAATCATGATGACGTCTTTTACACGCATTATTGTGGTATTGGCGATATTACGTCAAGCAATTGGCTTACAGCAGTCTCCCTCTAATCAGATTTTAGTTGGAATGTCGTTGTTTTTAACTTTTTTTATCATGGCTCCGATTTTTAGTAAAATTTACGACGAAGCTGTTCAGCCCTATATGAATGAGGAAATGACGTCTGTCCAAGCGCTTCACGCTGCCAAAGAGCCAATGAAGGCGTTTATGCTTTCTCAAACGCGGATAAAAGATCTGGAGACTTTTGCTAAAATTGCCGGCTATGACAAATTAGATAGCCCAGAAGATACGCCGTTTATTGTGATTATTCCGGCATTTGTAACCAGTGAATTGCAAACCGCGTTTATTATTGGGTTTATGTTTTTCATCCCATTTTTGATAGTTGACTTGGTTGTTGCTAGTGTATTAATGGCTATGGGTATGATGATGCTGTCTCCTATGATTGTCTCATTACCATTTAAAATCATGCTTTTTGTATTAGTGGATGGGTGGTCATTAGTCATGGGAACGCTGGCCAGAAGCTTTGGCTTGGGGGTTTAA
- the fliQ gene encoding flagellar biosynthesis protein FliQ, translated as MEPEVFVDILSDSLFVVIKLVSAIVVPGLMVGLVVSVFQAATSINEQTLSFLPKLIITLVALIVGGHWMTQELMDFFKLMVMRIPEIAG; from the coding sequence ATGGAACCGGAAGTATTCGTTGATATTTTAAGTGACTCTTTATTTGTTGTGATTAAACTTGTGTCAGCAATTGTTGTACCTGGTTTGATGGTCGGCCTAGTGGTATCAGTCTTTCAGGCCGCAACATCTATCAATGAACAAACTTTAAGTTTCTTGCCAAAACTCATCATTACACTGGTTGCTTTAATCGTTGGTGGTCATTGGATGACGCAAGAGCTGATGGACTTTTTCAAACTAATGGTTATGCGGATCCCTGAAATAGCAGGCTAA
- the fliR gene encoding flagellar biosynthetic protein FliR translates to MEFLFSDIMQGLSDYLIPFIRISSMIMVMAGLGAQSVSKRIKICLSMVVTLAVAPAIPQSQFTDLFSFHMILVVIQEMIIGVAIGFASLLLLNTFILAGQILAMQTGLGFASVVDPSNGLSVPAVGQFYLILATLLFFVFNGHLMMFQMIIFSFQSWPIGGDWWHVDNYYDIAKWGSWLFATALSLSLAPLTAMLVINLAFGIMTRAAPQMNIFSVGFAFTLVAGLMIIWATLGNFTMQYEFQWLKMTELMCNLIGCSV, encoded by the coding sequence ATGGAGTTTTTATTTTCGGATATCATGCAGGGGCTAAGTGATTATTTAATCCCTTTCATTCGTATCAGTTCGATGATCATGGTAATGGCTGGCTTAGGTGCTCAGAGTGTATCTAAGCGTATTAAAATATGCCTTTCAATGGTCGTGACACTGGCAGTGGCGCCAGCTATCCCTCAGTCTCAATTCACTGACTTATTTTCATTTCATATGATATTGGTTGTTATCCAAGAAATGATCATTGGAGTCGCGATTGGTTTTGCATCTTTGTTGTTACTCAATACATTTATATTGGCAGGTCAAATTTTAGCGATGCAAACCGGTTTGGGTTTTGCATCAGTAGTTGACCCGTCAAATGGATTGAGTGTACCTGCAGTAGGCCAGTTTTACTTAATTTTGGCCACACTACTCTTTTTTGTTTTCAATGGTCATTTGATGATGTTTCAAATGATTATATTTAGTTTTCAATCTTGGCCAATTGGTGGTGATTGGTGGCATGTCGATAATTACTATGATATTGCTAAATGGGGCTCATGGTTATTTGCTACTGCGCTGTCGTTATCTCTAGCACCATTGACCGCTATGCTCGTAATTAATCTCGCTTTTGGCATTATGACTCGAGCAGCGCCGCAGATGAACATTTTCTCGGTCGGTTTTGCATTTACTTTGGTTGCAGGGTTAATGATTATCTGGGCAACGCTCGGTAATTTTACCATGCAGTATGAATTTCAGTGGCTTAAAATGACAGAGCTAATGTGTAACTTGATTGGTTGCTCAGTATAG
- the flhB gene encoding flagellar biosynthesis protein FlhB: MAEDSGQERTEEPTAKKISDARKKGQVARSKELGTTFVLIFSAVALILYGADIAKGLYNIMGRMLTLNRNETYDTTKMFSVWGDAFSELFFPMSMFVLIIAVAGVIGNTLLGGFNFSWQAAAPKASKMSPLKGIKRMFGPQAAVELVKSILKFVLVAGFAILFIKWMFYDILHLSIESVPGSVIHSLEILAWLFLALSCTMIIISAIDAPYQSHTHHKQLKMTLQEVKDEYKNSEGDPQIKARIRRTQREMSQRRMMQDVPDADVVVTNPTHYSVALKYDTEKAGAPIVIAKGVDELAMQIRKVAKGNEVPIVESPLLTRSLYHTTEVGDQIPDQLFTAVAQVLAYVFQLKKFNKGRGRRPTALSKDLPIPDDLKH, encoded by the coding sequence ATGGCTGAAGATTCGGGTCAAGAACGTACCGAAGAGCCCACCGCAAAAAAAATAAGCGATGCTAGAAAAAAGGGGCAGGTGGCACGCTCTAAAGAGTTGGGCACGACGTTTGTTTTAATTTTCTCTGCGGTCGCGCTCATTCTTTATGGCGCGGATATTGCCAAAGGCCTATATAATATCATGGGCCGAATGCTAACTTTAAATAGAAATGAAACATACGATACAACAAAAATGTTTTCGGTTTGGGGGGATGCCTTTTCCGAGTTGTTTTTCCCTATGTCTATGTTTGTTCTGATTATTGCAGTGGCCGGTGTTATTGGAAATACTTTGCTGGGAGGGTTTAACTTTAGCTGGCAAGCCGCTGCGCCTAAAGCAAGCAAGATGTCACCACTAAAGGGAATAAAACGGATGTTTGGTCCCCAAGCTGCGGTGGAGCTTGTTAAGTCAATTTTGAAGTTTGTGTTAGTCGCAGGTTTTGCAATTTTGTTTATCAAGTGGATGTTTTATGACATTTTACACTTGAGCATTGAATCAGTTCCAGGCAGTGTTATTCACTCTTTGGAGATTTTGGCCTGGCTTTTCCTGGCACTCAGCTGCACCATGATTATTATTTCTGCTATTGATGCACCTTATCAAAGTCATACGCATCATAAACAGTTAAAAATGACATTGCAGGAAGTGAAAGACGAATATAAAAACTCTGAGGGTGACCCGCAGATTAAAGCGAGGATCCGACGGACGCAGCGTGAAATGTCACAACGGCGTATGATGCAAGATGTGCCAGACGCTGATGTTGTAGTAACAAACCCAACGCATTACTCCGTTGCATTAAAGTACGATACAGAAAAGGCGGGTGCACCTATTGTTATTGCAAAAGGGGTGGATGAATTGGCAATGCAAATTCGTAAAGTCGCTAAAGGCAATGAAGTCCCGATTGTTGAGTCTCCTCTATTAACCCGTTCTTTGTATCATACGACAGAAGTGGGTGATCAAATACCTGATCAGTTGTTCACCGCGGTCGCGCAAGTCTTGGCATATGTTTTTCAGCTCAAAAAGTTCAACAAGGGAAGAGGCAGAAGGCCTACTGCGTTGAGTAAAGACTTACCTATCCCTGATGATCTAAAACATTAA
- the flhA gene encoding flagellar biosynthesis protein FlhA: protein MDFKAVLQQINRDKKEYAKGIGTPLLVLAALGMVILPMPPFLLDILFSFNIALALVVLLVTVYTMKPLEFGMFPAVLLIATIMRLALNVASTRVVLLEGHNGGDAAGKVIEAFGSVVIGGNYAVGLVVFLILIIINFVVITKGAGRISEVSARFTLDAMPGKQMAIDADLNAGFISAEEARTRRDEVTREADFYGSMDGASKFVKGDAIAGIVILAINIIGGLFVGMVQHDLTFSRAMEVYTLLTIGDGLVAQLPSLLLSIGTAIVVTRQNESHNMGEQVTQQLGNEKSLYIASGILIVMGLVPGMPHVAFLGLGSLIGGLAYYSKQQKTKAAAEQAESEAKGTQVANKQQDQKELGWDDVQPVDVIGLEVGYRLIPLVDQAQGGELLSRIKGVRKKLSQELGFLVPPVHIRDNLELDPNAYKITLMGVGSGDGELKHGDELAINPGQVFGPLQGVATKDPAFGLDAVWIKPDQKDEAHSLGYTVVDAATVVATHISQLLTNNASLLLGHEEVQNLLDMLAKTHPRLVEGLVPDVLPLTTIVKVLQNLLNEGVAIRDMRSIVQTLVEYGPRSQDPDVLTAAVRISLRRLIVQDAVGNADEIPVITLAPELEQMLHQSLQNAGDEGAGIEPGLAERLQGSLREAHQTQEMLGEPSILLTSGMLRSVLSRFVKHTIPGLRVMSYQEVPDERQIKIISSVGQ, encoded by the coding sequence ATGGATTTTAAAGCGGTTCTACAACAGATTAATCGAGATAAAAAAGAGTATGCTAAAGGCATCGGTACCCCTTTGCTGGTTTTAGCTGCTTTGGGTATGGTGATTTTACCTATGCCCCCATTTCTCTTGGATATCTTATTTTCTTTCAATATAGCTTTAGCTTTAGTCGTGTTGTTAGTCACCGTATATACCATGAAACCGCTTGAGTTCGGTATGTTTCCCGCTGTGCTTCTTATTGCGACCATAATGCGATTAGCATTAAACGTAGCCAGTACAAGGGTTGTGTTACTAGAAGGCCACAATGGTGGAGATGCCGCGGGTAAAGTAATCGAGGCATTTGGCTCTGTGGTGATTGGTGGTAACTATGCCGTTGGTTTAGTTGTATTCCTTATCTTAATAATCATTAACTTTGTAGTAATTACCAAAGGTGCGGGCCGTATTTCAGAAGTATCAGCACGTTTTACCCTTGATGCGATGCCGGGTAAGCAGATGGCAATTGACGCCGATTTAAATGCAGGCTTCATTTCAGCAGAAGAAGCACGTACTCGCCGTGATGAAGTTACAAGAGAAGCCGATTTCTATGGCTCAATGGATGGTGCCAGTAAGTTTGTAAAAGGTGATGCCATTGCGGGCATCGTTATTTTGGCTATTAACATCATTGGCGGATTATTCGTCGGAATGGTGCAGCATGACCTGACGTTTTCACGTGCGATGGAAGTGTATACACTTCTAACAATAGGTGATGGTCTAGTGGCACAGCTACCTTCTCTTTTGTTATCCATCGGTACCGCGATTGTTGTAACGCGTCAAAATGAATCTCACAACATGGGTGAGCAGGTAACTCAGCAGTTAGGTAACGAAAAGTCACTTTACATTGCCTCTGGTATCTTGATTGTGATGGGCTTAGTTCCTGGCATGCCTCATGTCGCTTTCCTTGGATTAGGCAGCCTGATTGGTGGACTTGCTTATTATTCAAAGCAACAAAAGACAAAAGCTGCTGCTGAGCAAGCTGAATCAGAAGCGAAAGGCACTCAGGTTGCGAACAAACAACAAGATCAAAAAGAGTTGGGTTGGGATGATGTTCAACCTGTTGACGTAATTGGTCTTGAAGTAGGTTATCGATTGATCCCATTAGTAGATCAAGCGCAAGGTGGCGAGCTGTTGAGTCGCATTAAAGGTGTACGTAAAAAACTATCTCAAGAACTTGGATTTCTTGTCCCGCCAGTACACATTCGTGACAATCTTGAGCTAGACCCAAATGCATATAAGATTACATTGATGGGGGTTGGCTCAGGGGATGGAGAGCTAAAACATGGCGATGAGCTTGCAATTAACCCAGGTCAAGTTTTTGGCCCTCTTCAAGGTGTGGCGACAAAGGACCCAGCTTTTGGTCTAGATGCCGTGTGGATAAAACCGGATCAAAAAGATGAAGCACATTCTTTAGGGTATACAGTAGTAGATGCGGCGACTGTGGTTGCTACGCATATCAGCCAATTACTGACTAATAATGCGTCACTGTTATTAGGTCACGAGGAAGTACAAAACTTATTAGACATGCTTGCTAAGACTCACCCACGCCTTGTTGAAGGGTTAGTGCCAGATGTTTTACCTCTGACTACAATCGTGAAAGTACTCCAGAACTTGCTTAACGAGGGTGTGGCTATTAGAGATATGAGATCAATTGTGCAGACTTTAGTTGAGTATGGACCAAGAAGCCAAGACCCTGATGTACTAACGGCTGCAGTAAGAATTTCACTACGTAGACTTATCGTTCAAGACGCGGTTGGCAACGCTGATGAGATACCTGTCATAACATTGGCGCCTGAGTTGGAACAGATGTTGCATCAGTCACTTCAGAACGCAGGTGATGAGGGGGCAGGCATAGAGCCAGGTCTTGCAGAGCGACTTCAAGGTTCATTGAGAGAAGCGCATCAAACGCAAGAAATGTTAGGCGAGCCGTCCATCTTATTAACCTCAGGTATGTTAAGAAGTGTTTTATCTCGATTTGTTAAGCATACGATTCCTGGTTTAAGAGTGATGTCTTATCAGGAAGTACCGGACGAGAGACAAATCAAGATTATTAGCTCGGTTGGGCAATAA